A region from the Muribaculum gordoncarteri genome encodes:
- a CDS encoding DUF5106 domain-containing protein, with protein MRFLIAVMSIVMFVFAACANGGHATNAVKAESSPVSTVPAVEELPLPSVPSTLTAPEERAAYIVSHFWDAMDFGDTIRSHNQDFMEQNFANYASLFPYTDNAVLATCVSDLLRKAQADEGAYNLLADIADKYLYDPESPMLNEEYYILFLDAITGSDYMDKTRRSKYAYQLEDASKNRRGHKATDFEFVDSKGRKSTLYADADGHSYRLVIFYDPECEHCEETIEFLKGNQSLKNAVADGKMKVIAVYADGDESVWEGAKDSLPAEWTNSYSPDGAIEGEELYVLRAMPTLYVIAPDNTVALKDPSDRMVVQFIEEALK; from the coding sequence ATGAGATTTCTGATAGCCGTAATGTCGATTGTAATGTTTGTGTTTGCGGCGTGTGCCAACGGAGGCCATGCTACAAATGCAGTCAAGGCCGAATCCTCGCCGGTGTCGACGGTTCCGGCTGTCGAGGAGCTGCCTTTGCCTTCGGTGCCCTCCACGTTGACGGCCCCCGAGGAGCGTGCCGCCTATATAGTGTCGCATTTTTGGGACGCTATGGATTTCGGCGACACGATACGCAGCCACAATCAGGATTTCATGGAGCAGAACTTTGCCAACTACGCGAGCCTGTTCCCCTATACCGACAACGCCGTGCTGGCAACCTGTGTCAGCGACCTGCTGCGTAAGGCGCAGGCCGACGAGGGGGCCTACAATCTGCTTGCCGACATAGCCGACAAGTACCTCTACGACCCCGAGTCGCCTATGCTCAATGAGGAGTATTACATCCTGTTTCTGGATGCGATAACCGGTTCCGACTACATGGACAAGACGCGTCGTTCAAAGTATGCCTATCAGCTTGAGGACGCATCCAAGAACCGTCGGGGACACAAGGCCACCGATTTTGAGTTTGTCGACAGCAAGGGCCGCAAGTCGACGCTGTATGCCGATGCCGACGGCCACAGTTACAGGCTTGTGATTTTTTACGATCCCGAGTGCGAGCATTGCGAGGAAACGATTGAGTTCCTGAAAGGAAATCAGTCGTTGAAAAATGCCGTCGCCGACGGAAAGATGAAGGTAATCGCCGTGTATGCCGATGGCGACGAATCGGTTTGGGAGGGTGCCAAGGACTCTCTGCCGGCCGAGTGGACCAACTCCTATTCACCCGACGGAGCCATTGAGGGCGAGGAACTTTACGTGTTGAGAGCCATGCCTACGCTCTATGTCATCGCTCCCGACAACACCGTTGCGCTGAAGGACCCGTCGGACCGCATGGTTGTCCAATTCATTGAAGAGGCATTAAAGTAG